From Plasmodium brasilianum strain Bolivian I chromosome 5, whole genome shotgun sequence, the proteins below share one genomic window:
- a CDS encoding hypothetical protein (Plasmodium exported protein (PHIST)) codes for MEYSSSEFSDADSCIYSSVKTLDRERCNNIISPFLYRKPKKKRGIKNALSKLFTASLLSNSLYPTPSGQEITAGNRIFDTKLRISRRDKIQMDGNYRNIVDRLKKEKEINELSDNCSDTAETSSYTSGENEYDSVNSFGDSLDESVDDESMEFQMEDIKILKDNKIIEDHEIPYSCKASDFNYNISEEDLDDILNHLIDPLKYRQMFVLFNYVHNIQRNKCLQMQDILKKYCEYLGKEKNLPDEIINKIWAKNCSYMISEILKKDFADFNSLNGMLKLGSVQRYEFANFLNDTKLSWETFTREMDNKLMEMIYIDIERGSIEGDDLMKSDS; via the exons atggaatATAGCAGCAGTGAGTTTTCTGATGCAGATTCATGCATTTATTCATCGGTAAAAACATTAGATAGGGAACGGTGTAATAACATcatttctccttttttatatagaaaaccaaaaaaaaagaggggTATTAAAAATGCTTTATCTAAATTATTTACGGCATCTTTGTTATCCAATTCGTTATACCCAACGCCAAGT GGACAAGAAATAACGGCAGGCAATAGAATATTTGATACCAAATTACGCATTAGTCGTCGtgataaaatacaaatggATGGAAATTATAGAAACATAGTAGATCgtttgaaaaaggaaaaggaaattaaTGAACTAAGTGATAACTGTAGTGATACAGCAGAAACGTCATCCTATACTTCAGGGGAAAACGAATATGATAGTGTTAATAGCTTCGGTGATAGTTTGGATGAGAGTGTTGATGATGAGTCGATGGAATTCCAAATGGAGGATATAAAGATATTGAaagataacaaaataatagaagACCATGAAATTCCATATAGTTGTAAAGCATCagattttaattataatatatctgAAGAAGATTTAGATGATATATTGAATCATTTAATTGATCCTTTAAAGTATAGACAGatgtttgttttatttaattatgttcataatattcAAAGAAATAAGTGTCTTCAAATGcaagatattttaaaaaagtattgtGAATATTTgggaaaagagaaaaatttacctgatgaaataattaataaaatatgggCAAAAAATTGTTCATACATGATAAGtgaaatattgaaaaaggaCTTTGCTgattttaattctttaaatGGGATGTTAAAACTTGGATCAGTTCAACGTTATGAATTTGCtaactttttaaatgataCAAAATTATCCTGGGAAACATTTACACGAGAAATGGACAATAAATTGATGGAAATGATATATATCGATATAGAACGTGGGTCCATTGAGGGGGATGACTTAATGAAATCCGACTCCTAA
- a CDS encoding tryptophan-rich antigen, whose translation MDPYYRQVYDYVPTQNTNTNFRPAPRTMPMDYQRMAHQNNPAMNVLTSIFSAIMYLFSSTSVLLSRVTQPPPMTQSLHYNMPPAIEFHPGLLGKTEEWKDNEWNKWLGNIEVEWNEFYNTIENEKMKWLVGKEKDWNDFIKFMESKWMHYHENLENIKSDILKKSLTLDENEWKEWMTTEGKELMEKDWKNWINDNESYLDVWSVKEWLKWKNQRIVTWIMTDWKCEEDKYWSKWEESWARSVNLQDRANWLNWRERLNKEMVQWNSWVMNKEQYIRENRSNNWSKWKNDKQIMFNLWMESFINSWIREKQWFIWVKERNHHFSRAKYVTYK comes from the exons atggatccATATTATAGACAAGTATATGATTATGTACCCACACAAAATACCAATACTAATTTTCGACCGGCACCAAGGACAATGCCCATGGATTATCAACGAATGGCGCATCAGAATAATCCGGCCATGAATGTTCTTACGTCCATTTTTTCGGCCATTATGTATCTATTTTCTTCAACCTCCGTGTTGCTTAGTAGAGTTACGCAg CCACCCCCAATGACCCAAAGCCTTCATTATAATATGCCCCCAGCCATAGAATTTCACCCAGGACTCTTAGGTAAAACAGAAGAGTGGAAGGACAATGAGTGGAACAAATGGCTAGGGAATATTGAAGTAGAATGGaatgaattttataatacCATAGAAAACGAAAAGATGAAATGGCTAGTTGGAAAGGAAAAGGATTGGAATgactttataaaatttatggaATCAAAATGGATGCATTATCatgaaaatttagaaaatataaaatcagatattttgaaaaaatctTTAACATTAGATGAAAATGAATGGAAAGAATGGATGACAACAGAAGGAAAAGAGTTAATGGAAAAAGATTGGAAAAACTGGATTAATGACAATGAATCATATTTAGATGTATGGAGTGTCAAAGAATGGCTAAAGTGGAAAAATCAAAGAATTGTTACGTGGATTATGACTGACTGGAAATGTGAAGAAGATAAATACTGGTCGAAATGGGAAGAAAGTTGGGCCAGATCAGTAAATTTACAAGATAGAGCTAATTGGCTAAATTGGAGAGAAAGACTTAATAAAGAAATGGTTCAGTGGAATAGTTGGGTTATGAATAAAGAACAGTATATTAGAGAAAATAGATCTAATAATTGGTctaaatggaaaaatgatAAACAAATTATGTTTAACCTATGGATGGAgtcttttattaattcatgGATAAGAGAAAAACAATGGTTTATATGGGTTAAAGAGAGAAACCACCATTTTTCTCGAGCAAAGTATGTAACGTATAAGtaa
- a CDS encoding tryptophan-rich antigen translates to MNNDYVVHEAPEYPDHSSLQVQNNNRHILSDINENFGVALIYIEKKENWLREKENDWEVLVKYIESRWNRHDELMNLSYKYYILKISVTWNENQWEEWIRSEAKHLIQIEWENFVYENEYYLDLWIFNNWTQWKDEKIMSWQMQNWKLNEDKYWAKMAKHKWSKSLFSKIKSNLIEWNKRKRTEKKQWEKWVHKKQNFYMNNNEWDIWIQWKEHKMFLLNELKESLVKKWMDEKKWITLIEERPNINLQNNKHVFDNDNNFVRIDSDVS, encoded by the exons atgaaCAATGATTATGTGGTTCATGAAGCACCAGAATATCCTGATCATTCATCATTACaagtacaaaataataacagaCATATACTGTCagatattaatgaaaattttggtGTTGCTTTGATATATATtg agaaaaaagaaaattggttaagagaaaaagaaaacgaTTGGGAAGTTTTAGTTAAATATATCGAAAGTAGATGGAACCGGCATGATGAACTTATGaatttatcatataaatattatattttgaaaatatcaGTAACATGGAACGAAAATCAATGGGAGGAATGGATTAGATCTGAAGCAAAACATTTAATCCAAATAGAATGggaaaattttgtatatgaAAATGAGTATTATTTAGACTTATGGATTTTTAATAATTGGACTCAGTGgaaagatgaaaaaattatgtcaTGGCAAATGCAAAACTGGAAACTTAATGAAGATAAATATTGGGCAAAAATGGCAAAACATAAATGGTCCAAATCGCTatttagtaaaattaaatcaaATTTAATTGAATGGAACAAAAGGAAGAGAACAGAAAAGAAACAATGGGAAAAATGGGTtcataaaaaacaaaacttttatatgaataataatgaatGGGATATATGGATACAATGGAAAGAACACAAAATGTTTTTGCTTAATGAATTAAAGGAGTCCCTTGTTAAAAAGTGGATGGATGAGAAAAAGTGGATTACCTTAATTGAAGAAAGAcctaatataaatttacaaaataacaaaCATGTAtttgataatgataataattttgtaagaATAGATTCTGATGTTTCATAA